From the Oryza glaberrima chromosome 5, OglaRS2, whole genome shotgun sequence genome, one window contains:
- the LOC127774542 gene encoding probable mediator of RNA polymerase II transcription subunit 26b: protein MADRLDRWRELLRGAAGSAGICDVIENAILVAAADAPQELLRRRDRICEILFTAPRAPPCHHGCGSAATPTPATPVEEDKGSVRRVPEKQSKVDSSSNGALGGGGGRRDDVDDDSDSDSDDERLRRAAASNYGHNYDDDDEEEEEEQEAAPAEEDEEQELDPEAVELEALTNEIDEESQVVGEVLRIKDLFLHKEDHSDATLFESLRRLQLMQLSVSTLKATEIGRAVNGLRKHNSQQIRHLVRTLIEGWKILVDEWVSTTNVALTDNSPGSSKTSVVDDADDEGLPSPPLDEGAFFATQTTAIQLSEFFDEMDEDGNLRHNNDGSLGNKRENNGRRPTSHPALTKQEPPRNMGAVEKVQSRRPELARQEPSMRQANPQTPQNSSLLVKQQAMLHKQSKPLSSDSGPGRPLRAAPQQKPFVEMKSRLAREQVAVERKPAASHVDKSRHPAQPSAGVKLESAKPKIYDGLESNSRLEAAKRRLQERYQEAENAKRQRTIQVMELGDIPKPKHQNRQPMMKSRNHIRSWANGRR, encoded by the exons atggccgacCGGCTGGATCGGTGGCGCGAGCTCCTCCGCGGGGCGGCCGGCTCCGCCGGAATCTGCGACGTGATCGAGAACGccatcctcgtcgccgccgccgacgcgccgcaggagctcctgcgccgccgcgaccGCATCTGCGAGATCCTCttcaccgcgccgcgcgcgccgccctgCCACCACGGGtgcggcagcgccgccacccCGACCCCGGCCACCCCCGTGGAGGAGGACAAGGGCAGCGTGCGCCGCGTCCCCGAGAAGCAGAGCAAGGtggacagcagcagcaacggcgccctcggcggcggcggcggccgccgcgacgacgtcgATGACGACTCTGACTCTGACTCCGACGAcgagcgcctccgccgcgccgcggcgagcaACTACGGTCACAActacgatgatgacgacgaggaggaagaggaggagcaggaggcggcgccggctgaAGAGGACGAAGAACAAGAGCTGGACCCCGAGGCTGTGGAGCTTGAGGCACTCACCAACGAGATCGACGAGGAGTCACAGGTCGTCGGCGAGGTTCTCCGCATCAAGGACCTCTTCTTGCACAAGGAAGATCAT TCGGATGCTACTTTGTTCGAATCACTGAGGAGGCTGCAGCTGATGCAATTGTCCGTTTCCACGCTGAAG GCTACTGAGATTGGGAGGGCTGTTAATGGGCTGCGGAAGCACAACTCGCAGCAAATTCGTCACCTTGTGCGCACTCTCATTGA aggttGGAAAATTTTGGTTGATGAGTGGGTCAGCACCACTAATGTTGCCCTTACAG ACAACTCCCCGGGCTCTTCAAAAACATCTGTTGTCGATGATGCTGATGATGAAGGGCTTCCTTCTCCACCTCTGGATGAAGGGGCGTTCTTTGCAACCCAGACTACTGCTATTCAACTCTCTGAG TTCTTTGATGAAATGGATGAAGATGGAA ACTTGAGACATAACAATGATGGGAGCCTTGGAAATAAGAGAGAAAATAATGGCAGGAGGCCTACAAGCCATCCAGCTTTGACAAAGCAAGAGCCTCCCCGTAACATGGGAGCTGTTGAAAAAGTTCAATCCAGGAGGCCGGAATTGGCAAGGCAAGAGCCATCAATGAGGCAGGCTAACCCACAAACCCCTCAAAATTCAAGTTTGCTAGTCAAACAGCAGGCCATGCTTCACAAGCAATCTAAGCCCTTGAGTTCTGATTCTGGACCTGGGAGACCATTAAGGGCAGCTCCTCAGCAGAAGCCCTTTGTTGAGATGAAATCTAGACTGGCTCGAGAGCAGGTTGCTGTTGAAAGAAAACCTGCAGCGAGCCATGTGGAT AAATCGAGGCATCCTGCACAACCTTCAGCAGGAGTCAAGCTAGAGTCGGCAAAGCCAAAGATCTATGATGGTTTGGAAAGCAATAGTAGGCTGGAAGCAGCAAAGAGGAGGCTCCAGGAGCGCTACCAGGAAGCTGAAAATG CGAAAAGGCAGCGCACCATACAAGTAATGGAGCTGGGCGACATACCAAAGCCTAAGCATCAAAATAGACAACCTATGATGAAGTCAAGGAATCACATTAGAAGTTGGGCAAATGGTCGGCGATAA
- the LOC127773954 gene encoding putative disease resistance protein RGA3: protein MGEAAVVGWLVCPVIRIVVDKARSYASDRFRWLNGGVPDALKQLEDELNQLRAEAGCVERCLGGGGGGRGNCELVRWLRQLKEVVYEADDVLDEFAYRRLAPNDGKVSLLGSSSIGKIGKQLVGKDESVNRLKAVVEKLSSIRANSGRLMQAAGLTKPGSGEPSSTLLTSDGPVTGSILEDGEVFGRDKEREQLVSWLISSTPEAEGEDRSAAAADTIPVAAILGLGGIGKTTLARVLCHDHEVKGAFDLIMWVCPAGNYSKLDLAKQILQSAELPDDTNSFDRLQRRLKEAVSSRRFLLILDNVWNKDENENSYRDMWADVLAPLRFGRAGSKIVVTTRKRIVADLLNASKFVWLNGLEFADVWLLFKKFAFDNNDVDRHPELKEIGEQIAVKLKGLPLAAKVVGGMLKRKPSLTEWKRILKMEIYDNVSSTLELCYQNLQEHIQPCFAICSIFPKNWRFNRDKLIKIWMALGFIQFRPDDTKNQLEEDVGKEYFNQLVAQSFFHERKEGRRTYYYIHDLMHDLADNVSRIDCARVESVEFEKKDIRIPDTVRHLSVTSDAVMQLKGRAELKRLRTFIILKHSSSSVVPLPDDVLKELKGLRVLGLDGCDMVELSDKVGQLIHLRYLSLCKTITKLPKSVTKLFLLETLYIPKRCQLEFPKDMWKLKYLRHLDINRTNTSKIVGIGKMIHLQGSIEFHVKKEKGHTLEDLNDMNDLRRKLHIKNLDVVASKEEASKAGLSKKQSIKVLELEWNSPGKSVPSVDAEVLEGLKPHPDVEEIHIRRYHGNTSPCWLDRKDITFLKYLHLTNCRKWAVLPPLGQVPFLKVLHLKEMCSLKHIGSEFYGTNPTAFPYLEDLEFDDMPKWVEWTKEEEKYDSVFPRLRKLKLLSCPNLIKVPPFPQSVRKVSIENTGFVSHLKLSSSSSSKANKVKLETCSAAVLTNGLFHQQQVQEIVDLTLRHCQDVKFEELHALTSLKRLQISYLEMTDEELGTCLQGLQPLTLLDIVHCSKITTLPQIENPSNLTKFHELNIRQCPQLSSLHSLPSFATLETVLIENCSRVTVESFPANFNSLTSLRKLSIMNCTGLESLPSGFPSSLQVVHLIGCKPTLLSQLQNKDGPEWDKIASIPMKLIH from the coding sequence atgggggaggcggcggtggtcggctGGCTGGTGTGCCCGGTCATCAGGATAGTGGTCGACAAGGCCAGGTCCTACGCCTCCGACAGGTTCAGGTGGCTCAACGGCGGCGTCCCCGACGCGCTCAAGCAGCTGGAGGATGAGCTCAATCAGCTCCGCGCCGAGGCAGGCTGCGTCGAGCGctgcctcggcggcggcggcggcgggagaggcaACTGTGAGCTCGTACGCTGGCTGCGCCAGCTCAAGGAGGTGGTGTACGAGGCCGACGACGTCCTCGACGAGTTCGCCTACCGGAGGCTCGCCCCCAACGACGGCAAGGTCAGCCTACTAGGGTCTTCTTCCATTGGCAAGATCGGCAAGCAGCTCGTTGGCAAGGACGAGTCGGTCAATAGGCTCAAGGCCGTCGTGGAGAAACTGAGCAGCATCCGCGCGAACTCCGGCCGGCTGATGCAGGCGGCGGGGCTGACCAAGCCAGGTTCCGGCGAGCCGAGCAGCACGCTCCTAACCTCGGATGGTCCGGTCACCGGCTCGATTCTGGAGGATGGTGAGGTGTTTGGGCGCGACAAGGAGCGTGAGCAATTGGTGTCTTGGCTAATCAGCAGCACGCCCGAAGCCGAAGGCGAGGatcggagcgccgccgccgctgacaccATCCCCGTCGCCGCTATCTTGGGGCTCGGAGGCATTGGGAAGACGACGCTCGCACGCGTCCTGTGCCATGATCATGAGGTGAAGGGGGCCTTCGATCTGATCATGTGGGTGTGTCCCGCAGGCAATTACAGCAAGCTCGATCTCGCGAAGCAAATCCTGCAGTCCGCGGAACTCCCCGACGACACGAATAGCTTCGATCGGCTGCAGCGGCGGCTGAAGGAGGCCGTCTCGTCGCGCCGGTTCTTGCTGATTCTTGACAATGTCTGGAATAAAGATGAGAATGAGAACTCGTACAGGGATATGTGGGCTGATGTGTTAGCTCCCCTCAGATTTGGCCGAGCTGGGAGTAAGATCGTGGTTACCACCAGGAAGAGGATTGTGGCAGACTTGCTGAATGCGAGCAAGTTTGTTTGGCTGAATGGGCTGGAGTTCGCTGATGTTTGGTTGTTGTTCAAGAAGTTTGCCTTCGACAACAATGATGTTGACAGGCACCCGGAATTGAAGGAAATTGGGGAGCAGATTGCTGTGAAGCTCAAGGGGTTGCCATTGGCTGCCAAGGTTGTCGGTGGCATGCTAAAGCGGAAACCAAGTTTGACTGAGTGGAAGAGGATCTTGAAGATGGAAATATATGACAATGTTAGCTCCACACTGGAGCTGTGTTATCAGAACCTGCAGGAGCACATCCAACCATGCTTTGCGATATGCAGCATATTCCCAAAGAACTGGAGGTTCAATCGTGACAAGTTGATTAAGATTTGGATGGCCCTGGGTTTTATCCAGTTCAGGCCAGATGATACGAAGAATCAATTGGAGGAGGATGTAGGGAAGGAGTACTTTAATCAACTTGTGGCACAATCATTCTTCCATGAGCGCAAGGAAGGCCGCCGAACTTACTACTACATCCACGACCTGATGCATGACCTGGCCGACAATGTCTCTCGAATTGACTGCGCAAGAGTTGAAAGTGTAGAGTTTGAGAAAAAAGACATACGCATACCTGATACTGTCCGTCACTTATCTGTGACCAGTGATGCTGTGATGCAGCTCAAAGGTCGGGCCGAGCTCAAGAGGTTGCGCACATTCATTATTCTCAAGCATTCCTCATCTTCCGTTGTTCCATTGCCAGATGATGTCCTCAAGGAATTGAAAGGTCTCCGTGTGCTTGGTTTGGATGGCTGTGATATGGTTGAATTATCAGATAAAGTTGGCCAGTTGATACATCTGAGGTACCTTTCTCTTTGCAAGACGATTACAAAGCTTCCAAAATCAGTGACAAAACTTTTCCTTCTTGAGACCCTATATATCCCTAAGAGGTGTCAGCTTGAGTTTCCAAAAGACATGTGGAAGTTGAAATATCTGCGCCATTTGGATATAAACAGGACAAACACATCGAAAATTGTCGGAATTGGAAAAATGATCCATCTCCAGGGATCAATTGAGTTCCATGTTAAAAAGGAAAAGGGTCATACATTAGAAGACTTGAACGATATGAATGATCTCCGAAGAAAGCTCCATATCAAGAACCTTGATGTTGTAGCAAGCAAAGAAGAGGCCAGCAAAGCTGGATTAAGCAAGAAACAGAGCATAAAGGTGCTGGAATTGGAATGGAACTCCCCTGGCAAAAGTGTCCCTTCTGTCGATGCTGAGGTCTTAGAAGGCCTTAAACCACATCCAGATGTTGAAGAGATTCATATTAGGAGATATCACGGTAATACCTCACCATGTTGGTTGGACAGGAAGGACATAACATTTCttaaatatttacatttgacCAACTGTAGAAAGTGGGCGGTCCTGCCTCCTCTTGGGCAGGTTCCCTTCCTCAAAGTTCTGCATTTGAAAGAGATGTGTTCATTGAAACATATTGGAAGTGAGTTTTATGGAACCAATCCAACTGCATTTCCATATTTGGAGGACCTTGAATTTGATGATATGCCAAAATGGGTTGAGTGGaccaaagaagaagagaagtatGACAGCGTGTTCCCCAGACTCCGTAAACTGAAGCTTTTGAGCTGTCCCAATTTGATTAAAGTGCCTCCCTTCCCGCAGTCCGTGAGAAAGGTCAGTATTGAGAATACAGGGTTTGTGTCACACCTGAAActatcttcttcttcatcatcaaaaGCCAACAAAGTTAAATTGGAAACATGTTCTGCCGCTGTCCTTACCAATGGTTTGTTCCACCAGCAACAAGTGCAGGAAATTGTTGATTTGACCTTGAGGCACTGCCAAGATGTAAAGTTTGAAGAGCTTCATGCACTTACTTCCCTCAAGAGGCTGCAAATATCTTATTTAGAGATGACTGACGAGGAGTTGGGTACTTGTTTACAAGGTTTACAACCGCTGACCTTACTGGATATAGTCCACTGCAGTAAAATAACCACTCTTCCACAGATTGAGAACCCGAGCAACTTGACGAAGTTTCATGAGCTAAACATTCGGCAGTGCCCCCAATTGTCTTCTCTGCATTCATTGCCTAGTTTTGCCACACTTGAAACAGTGTTGATTGAAAATTGCTCCAGGGTCACCGTAGAATCTTTCCCTGCCAACTTCAACAGCTTAACCTCTCTGAGAAAACTGAGCATAATGAACTGCACTGGATTGGAGTCCTTGCCAAGTGGCTTCCCATCTTCACTGCAGGTTGTTCATCTGATTGGTTGCAAGCCAACGTTGCTGAGCCAACTACAAAATAAGGATGGACCAGAATGGGATAAAATAGCTTCGATCCCAATGAAACTGATCCACTGA